In one Paramormyrops kingsleyae isolate MSU_618 chromosome 18, PKINGS_0.4, whole genome shotgun sequence genomic region, the following are encoded:
- the sparta gene encoding spartin a isoform X2: MASPAIGDVTMQNKTKASLNSLSTRLAVLESMTSPSKSSSNEGATGGAAREPPAHTPLALDEDLTISCGNMEGQQTLVGNMDLDSPASTRSLVRDGQELLFIPKGVQIYFVTPDGEVSAPSCPGHLRIIRRTKQVSDAASRGSPSILQVCDWIYDVSVDTPVLQCSSGLFMFPDTSTVTPGSYVGVVLSSELPDSDRKMLRDQLSQLTDLRVQAPDLEKAVGVQEEEEEEEEEEEKTLPEWSEKVSHGILTGASWLSWGLVKGAEYTEKAIHKGASKLREHITPEDAPASVARGFQVAKQATGGAVKVSQYLVGGVCTVASCMGRELAPHVKKHGSKLVPGSLKTGNGHSNVDGAMKVAASGMQGLATVWSGLELASTNIGKSVASETVSTVKHKFRGIENILDPPCNTKPVKD, translated from the exons ATGGCTTCGCCAGCAATTGGGGATGTGACG ATGCAGAACAAGACCAAAGCATCTTTGAACAGCCTTTCTACCCGCTTGGCTGTACTGGAGTCTATGACATCTCCCTCCAAATCGTCCTCGAACGAGGGAGCTACAGGAGGGGCTGCAAGGGAACCACCAGCTCACACCCCCCTGGCCTTGGATGAGGACCTCACCATTTCCTGTGGAAACATGGAGGGTCAGCAGACTCTAGTTGGAAATATGGACCTTGATTCACCTGCCTCCACTCGGTCTCTGGTCCGGGACGGTCAGGAACTCCTCTTCATCCCAAAGGGGGTGCAGATATATTTTGTCACTCCCGATGGGGAGGTCAGTGCCCCTTCTTGCCCAGGTCACCTACGCATCATTCGGCGTACCAAGCAGGTCTCAGATGCTGCCTCCAGAGGTTCACCATCCATCCTGCAG gTGTGTGACTGGATTTACGACGTGTCTGTAGACACCCCCGTTCTGCAGTGCAGCTCTGGCTTGTTCATGTTCCCGGACACATCGACTGTCACTCCCGGGTCTTACGTGGGTGTGGTGCTGTCCTCAGAGTTGCCTGACTCAGACCGCAAGATGCTTCGGGACCAGCTTTCACAACTGACGGACCTAAGAGTCCAG GCACCAGACCTGGAGAAGGCTGTGGGtgtgcaggaggaggaggaggaggaggaggaggaggaggagaagacaCTGCCAGAGTGGAGTGAGAAGGTGTCCCATGGCATTCTAACAG GAGCTTCATGGCTGAGCTGGGGACTGGTAAAAGGAGCAGAGTACACAGAGAAGGCCATCCACAAGGGGGCGTCCAAGCTGCGGGAGCATATCACCCCCGAGGATGCCCCTGCCAGTGTGGCCAGAGGCTTCCAGGTTGCCAAGCAGGCCACGGGGGGTGCTGTCAAAGTGAGCCAGTACTTAG TGGGCGGGGTCTGCACAGTGGCCAGCTGCATGGGCAGGGAGCTGGCACCGCATGTTAAGAAGCACGGCAGCAAGCTGGTGCCAGGATCCCTGAAGACTGGAAACGGGCACTCCAACGTCGACGGCGCGATGAAGGTGGCGGCCAGCGGGATGCAAG GACTTGCAACCGTGTGGTCCGGACTGGAACTGGCGTCGACGAATATTGGCAAGAGCGTGGCATCAGAGACCGTCTCCACCGTGAAGCATAA GTTTAGGGGTATAGAAAACATACTAGACCCTCCTTGCAACACCAAACCTGTAAAGGATTAA
- the sparta gene encoding spartin a isoform X3, producing MQNKTKASLNSLSTRLAVLESMTSPSKSSSNEGATGGAAREPPAHTPLALDEDLTISCGNMEGQQTLVGNMDLDSPASTRSLVRDGQELLFIPKGVQIYFVTPDGEVSAPSCPGHLRIIRRTKQVSDAASRGSPSILQVCDWIYDVSVDTPVLQCSSGLFMFPDTSTVTPGSYVGVVLSSELPDSDRKMLRDQLSQLTDLRVQAPDLEKAVGVQEEEEEEEEEEEKTLPEWSEKVSHGILTGASWLSWGLVKGAEYTEKAIHKGASKLREHITPEDAPASVARGFQVAKQATGGAVKVSQYLVGGVCTVASCMGRELAPHVKKHGSKLVPGSLKTGNGHSNVDGAMKVAASGMQGLATVWSGLELASTNIGKSVASETVSTVKHKFRGIENILDPPCNTKPVKD from the exons ATGCAGAACAAGACCAAAGCATCTTTGAACAGCCTTTCTACCCGCTTGGCTGTACTGGAGTCTATGACATCTCCCTCCAAATCGTCCTCGAACGAGGGAGCTACAGGAGGGGCTGCAAGGGAACCACCAGCTCACACCCCCCTGGCCTTGGATGAGGACCTCACCATTTCCTGTGGAAACATGGAGGGTCAGCAGACTCTAGTTGGAAATATGGACCTTGATTCACCTGCCTCCACTCGGTCTCTGGTCCGGGACGGTCAGGAACTCCTCTTCATCCCAAAGGGGGTGCAGATATATTTTGTCACTCCCGATGGGGAGGTCAGTGCCCCTTCTTGCCCAGGTCACCTACGCATCATTCGGCGTACCAAGCAGGTCTCAGATGCTGCCTCCAGAGGTTCACCATCCATCCTGCAG gTGTGTGACTGGATTTACGACGTGTCTGTAGACACCCCCGTTCTGCAGTGCAGCTCTGGCTTGTTCATGTTCCCGGACACATCGACTGTCACTCCCGGGTCTTACGTGGGTGTGGTGCTGTCCTCAGAGTTGCCTGACTCAGACCGCAAGATGCTTCGGGACCAGCTTTCACAACTGACGGACCTAAGAGTCCAG GCACCAGACCTGGAGAAGGCTGTGGGtgtgcaggaggaggaggaggaggaggaggaggaggaggagaagacaCTGCCAGAGTGGAGTGAGAAGGTGTCCCATGGCATTCTAACAG GAGCTTCATGGCTGAGCTGGGGACTGGTAAAAGGAGCAGAGTACACAGAGAAGGCCATCCACAAGGGGGCGTCCAAGCTGCGGGAGCATATCACCCCCGAGGATGCCCCTGCCAGTGTGGCCAGAGGCTTCCAGGTTGCCAAGCAGGCCACGGGGGGTGCTGTCAAAGTGAGCCAGTACTTAG TGGGCGGGGTCTGCACAGTGGCCAGCTGCATGGGCAGGGAGCTGGCACCGCATGTTAAGAAGCACGGCAGCAAGCTGGTGCCAGGATCCCTGAAGACTGGAAACGGGCACTCCAACGTCGACGGCGCGATGAAGGTGGCGGCCAGCGGGATGCAAG GACTTGCAACCGTGTGGTCCGGACTGGAACTGGCGTCGACGAATATTGGCAAGAGCGTGGCATCAGAGACCGTCTCCACCGTGAAGCATAA GTTTAGGGGTATAGAAAACATACTAGACCCTCCTTGCAACACCAAACCTGTAAAGGATTAA
- the ccna1 gene encoding cyclin-A1 codes for MNRGRFITAASRYGQENITTQRGEPNRINAPRLPFTSKTRERTVLGVLNDNELHSRSSGQGDPQLKRRPAFDNAFPSVPTTTLPTCLSNSSFDIYVDEPSDILPVTSTFGVAQSQLIDEDHAALQHKDFCLFLDLSSGSCLDASMRSQPEDDLTSQDFFAVTEYSEDIHAYLRQSEVKHRPKTGYMKKQPDITNSMRVILVDWLADVGEEYKLCTETLHLTVNYLDRFLSCMSVHREKLQLVGAAAILVAAKYEEIYPPDVDELVYVTDDTYSKKQLLRMEQLLLNVLAFDLTVPTAHQFLRQFFTVASVCSKTENLALYLAELSLLEVDPFLQYIPSKVAAAAYSLGNYTINKTLWPDTLHAFTGYTLVEILPCLKELHKLYLDAGSRPQQAVQEKYKSSKYCSVALVPPPKSLPLH; via the exons ATGAATCGTGGTCGCTTCATCACTGCTGCAAGCCGGTATGGCCAGGAGAACATAACTACCCAACGGGGTGAACCCAACAGGATTAACGCTCCTCGTTTGCCATTCACATCAAAAACAAGGGAGAGGACCGTGCTGGGCGTGTTGAATGACAACGAGCTGCATAGTAGATCGTCTggtcag GGCGACCCACAACTGAAGAGAAGGCCAGCTTTTGATAATGCATTCCCTTCAGTCCCGACAACTACTTTACCCACCTGCCTCTCCAATTCAAGTTTTGACATTTATGTGGATGAGCCCAGTGACATCCTTCCAGTCACCAGCACTTTTGGGGTGGCACAGTCTCAGTTGATAGATGAAGACCATGCTGCTCTGCAGCATAAAGACTTCTGCCTCTTCTTGGACCTTAGTTCAG GATCCTGTCTGGATGCCTCTATGCGATCTCAGCCAGAAGATGACTTGACATCACAAGACTTCTTTGCAGTTACGGAATATTCAGAGGATATCCATGCATATCTGCGACAAAGTGAA GTGAAACACAGACCCAAGACTGGATACATGAAGAAGCAACCAGACATCACCAACTCCATGAGGGTGATCCTGGTGGACTGGCTGGCTGATGTTGGAGAAGAGTACAAGCTCTGTACTGAGACCCTTCATCTGACTGTGAACTACCTGGACCGCTTCCTGTCCTGTATGTCTGTCCATAGAGAGAAGCTTCAGCTAGTGGGAGCAGCAGCCATTCTTGTTGCTGC GAAATACGAAGAGATCTATCCGCCAGATGTGGATGAGCTTGTATATGTAACTGATGACACCTACTCCAAGAAGCAGCTCCTGAGAATGGAACAGCTGCTCCTTAACGTCCTGGCATTTGACCTGACGGTGCCAACAGCTCACCAGTTCCTAAGGCAGTTCTTCACTGTAGCGTCTGTCTGCAGTAAGACTGAAAATCTTGCCCTG TATCTAGCTGAACTGAGTCTGCTGGAAGTCGACCCTTTCCTGCAGTACATCCCCTCAAAGGTCGCTGCTGCAGCCTACAGCCTGGGGAACTACACAATCAACAAGACTCTTTGG CCTGATACTCTACATGCCTTCACTGGCTACACACTGGTGGAAATCTTGCCCTGCTTGAAAGAACTGCACAAGCTGTACCTGGATGCTGGCAGCAGACCCCAACAAGCTGTCCAAGAAAAATACAAGAGTTCAAA GTATTGCAGTGTGGCTCTGGTCCCTCCACCAAAGTCTCTCCCCCTCCACTGA
- the sparta gene encoding spartin a isoform X1, with product MENTEPHTNSDRVLAIRKVFEKACKFQSEAVKQSDVLQCAKAPGLHKRGTRGLGGPCVGAECKGPVGHSARQMQNKTKASLNSLSTRLAVLESMTSPSKSSSNEGATGGAAREPPAHTPLALDEDLTISCGNMEGQQTLVGNMDLDSPASTRSLVRDGQELLFIPKGVQIYFVTPDGEVSAPSCPGHLRIIRRTKQVSDAASRGSPSILQVCDWIYDVSVDTPVLQCSSGLFMFPDTSTVTPGSYVGVVLSSELPDSDRKMLRDQLSQLTDLRVQAPDLEKAVGVQEEEEEEEEEEEKTLPEWSEKVSHGILTGASWLSWGLVKGAEYTEKAIHKGASKLREHITPEDAPASVARGFQVAKQATGGAVKVSQYLVGGVCTVASCMGRELAPHVKKHGSKLVPGSLKTGNGHSNVDGAMKVAASGMQGLATVWSGLELASTNIGKSVASETVSTVKHKFRGIENILDPPCNTKPVKD from the exons ATGGAGAACACAGAGCCCCATACTAATTCGGACAGGGTGCTGGCGATAAGGAAGGTCTTTGAGAAGGCCTGCAAGTTCCAAAGTGAGGCTGTGAAGCAGAGTGACGTTTTGCAGTGTGCCAAAGCACCAGGGCTCCACAAGAGAGGGACACGGGGACTGGGAGGGCCTTGTGTAGGAGCGGAGTGTAAAGGCCCTGTTGGGCACTCTGCTCGACAGATGCAGAACAAGACCAAAGCATCTTTGAACAGCCTTTCTACCCGCTTGGCTGTACTGGAGTCTATGACATCTCCCTCCAAATCGTCCTCGAACGAGGGAGCTACAGGAGGGGCTGCAAGGGAACCACCAGCTCACACCCCCCTGGCCTTGGATGAGGACCTCACCATTTCCTGTGGAAACATGGAGGGTCAGCAGACTCTAGTTGGAAATATGGACCTTGATTCACCTGCCTCCACTCGGTCTCTGGTCCGGGACGGTCAGGAACTCCTCTTCATCCCAAAGGGGGTGCAGATATATTTTGTCACTCCCGATGGGGAGGTCAGTGCCCCTTCTTGCCCAGGTCACCTACGCATCATTCGGCGTACCAAGCAGGTCTCAGATGCTGCCTCCAGAGGTTCACCATCCATCCTGCAG gTGTGTGACTGGATTTACGACGTGTCTGTAGACACCCCCGTTCTGCAGTGCAGCTCTGGCTTGTTCATGTTCCCGGACACATCGACTGTCACTCCCGGGTCTTACGTGGGTGTGGTGCTGTCCTCAGAGTTGCCTGACTCAGACCGCAAGATGCTTCGGGACCAGCTTTCACAACTGACGGACCTAAGAGTCCAG GCACCAGACCTGGAGAAGGCTGTGGGtgtgcaggaggaggaggaggaggaggaggaggaggaggagaagacaCTGCCAGAGTGGAGTGAGAAGGTGTCCCATGGCATTCTAACAG GAGCTTCATGGCTGAGCTGGGGACTGGTAAAAGGAGCAGAGTACACAGAGAAGGCCATCCACAAGGGGGCGTCCAAGCTGCGGGAGCATATCACCCCCGAGGATGCCCCTGCCAGTGTGGCCAGAGGCTTCCAGGTTGCCAAGCAGGCCACGGGGGGTGCTGTCAAAGTGAGCCAGTACTTAG TGGGCGGGGTCTGCACAGTGGCCAGCTGCATGGGCAGGGAGCTGGCACCGCATGTTAAGAAGCACGGCAGCAAGCTGGTGCCAGGATCCCTGAAGACTGGAAACGGGCACTCCAACGTCGACGGCGCGATGAAGGTGGCGGCCAGCGGGATGCAAG GACTTGCAACCGTGTGGTCCGGACTGGAACTGGCGTCGACGAATATTGGCAAGAGCGTGGCATCAGAGACCGTCTCCACCGTGAAGCATAA GTTTAGGGGTATAGAAAACATACTAGACCCTCCTTGCAACACCAAACCTGTAAAGGATTAA